CTTCGGGCTTAGAACCAACTTCCAAAACCAAACATATTCTAAAATATCTGCATATGTGGTTAAGGTTGTGACCACGAGATGGATACTCTTACTAGAGACACTAACGCAACAAAAGTAAGTATTTTAAAACTATGGTGTCAGTCGAACAACAATGTAAAATGATGCAGAAGTCACTACAATAGTGGATACAATTCAGCTATTTGTCGGCTATCAGGTTCAACCAAACGCTGCAGAATAGCAAGTGCATTCAGATAGTCACTCAAAGAAGTGTCTATGTCCTCTGTATGATAGAAAATAAGGCAGTCATTTAGAATTCAGAAACAAATCATAAATCTAATTCATAAATTGTGATAGAAaagatattttcttaaaaaaaacctCTTTCCAGGGCCACCTCCCCCAATGCTGACAGGATATCCACCTTTTCCATAGTATCATTTGGATTCTTTTCAGCAATTGCCCTCGCCAAATCCAGCATCTTCCATGCTAGATCTAGGTCAGAGTCATCTTCATCTTGTTCTGCATCTTCAAGGTCCtcatcttcactttcttcatcaccatcttctacCTCTTTCTCACAACCACCTTCTTTTTCTGTTGACAAAGGAAGCATTCACTTGTAAGGAAACCCACGTAATTGACAAAGTATAAAAGCAATCCCCATCTTGAAGATGAACGTGATTTGAAAACATTGAATGTCAAAACTTCAGATCACATATGATACAGTCAAATTCGGGAGCAGCCAGAATAGGTTCATAAACAAGTACTATGTGCTTGAAGGTACAGAAATAGGCATATTGAATCTAACAAAAACTTATTACTATATCCTATCATATCTTTATAAAGAAACGGTTATAGCTATGAAAAGGGAACAGCTTGGGTAAACCACAAAAATTTAGCACCTACGATAGAGTTACTAACCATCATTGTTCACTCCCTCATTCTGAGCCAAGTCCCCATGTTCTTTTTGAGCATCGGAAGCTGAAGAAGACGCAGCACCTTTATCTAAAACACTTTTTGAGGATGATCCTTTGTCAGAGTTTTGTTGAGGTTCTGTCTCCTTCTTGGGAACAGAACCCAAAGGATCAGCTTCCTCTTGAGCTTTGTAAAGCAGCGCACATCCGTATTTATAATATGCGCTTGCACATTCTGGAGAAAGCTCGCCAAAGCTTGAAACCCTAAACAGATATTAAAATTGTTACTAAAGCTAATAATTTTCCAGGCCCTGCAGAGCTCCCTATATTTACCCAACCAGATAAAACAATGAAACACTTCCCTTCAAAATTGCAGGCATTAAGTAGTTGTATTGCTCATACTTAGAAATTCTAGTACTTCCTCTAATATGAGCATGTTTGTTTTCTTGGCTAAGCCCTAAACGAGCCATTTCGCATAAACAACTGACTTACATGCGGCTACACTAAATGCCCGATTGCTAGTGCATAGTGGGCTCTGCCTGTTCAGTGTGGGACTTGTTTGCCAACTGGTATTAGTCAAACTTTAGCACTTTCCAAGCATTTATCTAGCATCATATCAAAGTAAAGGTATTCTCTCAACtcaattctcaaaaccctaataatcCTTAAAACTATGACGGATAGATCAGTCTCGAATTCTTAGATTTGATCAAAATCTTAGTTGCAAAGTAAACCCTAACTTGACTTGGAACTTCTATCATTTTTACCTAAACAGAATAAAAATCAAGGAAATGAAACAAACATAGTAACAAAAAGAGCAAACCCTAACTTGATTTCAACAGCACGACTGAAGCATTCAGAAGCCTCAGAGAAATCACCATCTCTCATAGCTTTTGATCCTTTCTCCATAAGCTCGGAAGCTTCCTCTAGGGTTTTACCAGAGGATTCTACGCCTACTTGAGTATCTGGTTCCTTTGTTAGGGTTTCTTCTGAAGGTAGTGTTGCTGTGGGAGTTTCTtcctccatggttgattttggaGAGAGTGATACTGGAAAGTGAACCCTTAAAAATGGCGGAGAAGAGGACAATGGAAATAGAGACTGAGAGAGGTTCTGAGAATTTGAGAAAATGGAGGGGAATTTGTGCAACTTTTTTGGAATTGGAATTGGAATTGGAATTGGAATTACGGAAACACCATTCCTCTAGTTTGTTtgggaaagaaaaaaagaagaaaaacaaaaactttccttccgagttttttttttctttcctttttataagCAAAGGCCTTCAACAAGGCTAAAAGTCCCCCTCAACTGCCGGAGCTAGCCAAGCAGGAGGCATAAACCAGTACATAGAAGATTTTTTACGTTTTGCCCATTAAACTAGCTCATGAGCAACGGTATTACAAATTCTAGGTTGAAAACTAAAGATACAAGCAATTAAATTAGAGAAAAATAACTGAATGTCTTTAAATATGACATCTATCCTAGAATCGCCATCAAAAGAACCTAAAGAGAATTGTTCCACCAGCTTCTTAGCATCACTTTCAATGATGATATGGGTCATCTTTTGTTCCACTGCTTTCTTAAGAACTCCACAGATAGCTCTGGCTTCCGCTTCTTCTGCAGACGAAACTTCAAAAACCATAGCAGCACAGAAAGAGGCTTTGCTAGTAAAATCTCTCATCACATAACCTGCACCATTATCTCCAGAGATGTCATCAAAGGCTCCATCAGTGTTACATTTGATCCAACCAACCAAAGGGAGAATCCATTTGTGATTTAAAGCTATAGGTATTGTGAAAATAACAACAGAAAGGTTTTTCCTAGTGAGGAGCATTCCCTTGCTCTTTCTATGACAGACTTATGATTTTCAGACACATTTTGAAAGACCAAGTTATTTCTACTGGTCCCTAGAGACCACAGGATAGCAACAAAGAGTTGTTGAGCATCATCAGGCAATCTAGAGTTTTGATCCAGGAGCCAGAACATAAGCCACCGCTGAAAAGTTTTTTGAGTAAAGAAAGAAGTGTTTATGCAAAAACTGGACAAGAACCAAACCTTAGAAGCAAAAGGACacagaaccaaagtatgcataatgTTTTCATGAGGATCCTTGCATCTAGCACATTCAACAGAATGCATGGGCATTCTAGTGTGGAGAACAGTTCTAGCTAGGAGAGCATTTTTAGCAGCTTTCCAAAGGAAGAGTTGAATTCTGTAAGGAACTCTAATCTTCCAGATATGTAACCAAAGAGTTTTACAGGGAGAGGGATTTAATCCTCGGAGTCCCAAGTAagcagattttgaagaaaatttacCATTCTTCGAAAGgtcccaagccctcctatcaggagtgcaaagctggcttaagggaattgTGACAATCTTCCTaacagaagcatcatcaaagtgAGTAAAGAGTCTAGAAACATTCCAGGTTCTAGTATTGTTATCAATGAAATAATCAAATTTAAT
This DNA window, taken from Papaver somniferum cultivar HN1 chromosome 3, ASM357369v1, whole genome shotgun sequence, encodes the following:
- the LOC113357121 gene encoding histone-binding protein N1/N2-like produces the protein MEEETPTATLPSEETLTKEPDTQVGVESSGKTLEEASELMEKGSKAMRDGDFSEASECFSRAVEIKVSSFGELSPECASAYYKYGCALLYKAQEEADPLGSVPKKETEPQQNSDKGSSSKSVLDKGAASSSASDAQKEHGDLAQNEGVNNDEKEGGCEKEVEDGDEESEDEDLEDAEQDEDDSDLDLAWKMLDLARAIAEKNPNDTMEKVDILSALGEVALEREDIDTSLSDYLNALAILQRLVEPDSRQIAELYFRICLVLEVGSKPEEAVPYCEKAISVCKSRVQRLTDEVKNVATSAVPSSEKNVDAAVCGSQLSSPPDKEAEIENLNGLVGELEKKLEDLQQLVLHPTSMLADVLKMVSARAAGNDTKASSTVFSSSQKAVDNSSGDFDSPTISTAHTNGSSAGVTHLGVVGRGAKRVLLTPEDVDARSAKKPALELNSENGEGSGP